In Methanobrevibacter sp., one DNA window encodes the following:
- a CDS encoding DUF4258 domain-containing protein, producing MNVFDKFLMGDTGSINWCFENRHFIQRLDENGLTREYVVDCLLNEEPISWEHIEREKYAAVFKAPESKDYKEIRVVMACSDNSIDLVTVMRNNETTTNRQNRQYQSDKKKNIEKKRLKALSKRKW from the coding sequence ATGAATGTCTTTGACAAATTTTTAATGGGAGATACAGGAAGCATCAATTGGTGTTTTGAAAACAGGCATTTTATCCAAAGACTCGATGAAAATGGACTTACAAGAGAGTACGTTGTAGATTGCCTTTTAAATGAAGAGCCAATTAGCTGGGAGCATATAGAAAGGGAAAAATATGCTGCAGTATTCAAGGCACCCGAATCCAAAGACTACAAGGAAATCAGAGTGGTAATGGCATGCAGCGACAACTCGATTGACCTTGTTACTGTAATGAGAAATAATGAAACGACAACCAACCGCCAAAACAGACAATACCAATCAGACAAAAAGAAAAATATAGAAAAAAAGAGGCTTAAAGCATTATCTAAAAGAAAATGGTAA
- a CDS encoding sodium-dependent transporter has translation MTQQAHWDSSLAFIFAMIGAAVGLGNIWRFSYVLYSNGGGSFFIPYFVAIAIMGIPFLILEYGVGFSFKESFSKIMQKIKPQFEVIAWILVLFVFIVVIYYMVILSWDLIYLLSSFTFNWGTDTAAYFVNTVGGSSNLSNASFLLIPTTIGVFLLWVVLWFISHRDVDKGIGKVSKILIPALFVIMAIIIGYSLTLPGANVGIDTLLTPDWSMLLNVNIWLAAFAQIIFSLSMGQAIALTYASYLPENSKLTDNVLIVVASNSGFEICTAFGVFSILGYMSVTAGTPMVQLVTEGTGLVFVVFPMIFNVMGPIGRILAPLLFLAILFAGITSALGFLEPMLSSTSDKLGWSRKKTATVLSVIGCAFSLLLTTGISSYLVGIIDTFVNEFGILLLIGVQCIIFAWFYGLEHLLPALNENSTFKVGTIWMFIIRYLLPAVLIIMWVAGIIQLFSTAKAFEIMIDLIIIIAVIVFAFILSKAKPAGDS, from the coding sequence ATGACTCAACAAGCGCACTGGGATTCGTCACTCGCATTTATTTTTGCTATGATTGGGGCCGCTGTTGGATTGGGTAACATCTGGCGTTTCAGTTATGTGCTGTATTCCAATGGTGGGGGATCATTCTTCATCCCTTATTTTGTAGCAATAGCTATCATGGGGATTCCATTTTTAATATTGGAATATGGTGTAGGATTCAGTTTCAAGGAATCATTTTCAAAGATTATGCAGAAAATCAAACCGCAATTTGAAGTCATTGCTTGGATTTTGGTTCTTTTTGTGTTTATAGTTGTTATTTATTACATGGTGATTCTAAGTTGGGACTTGATTTACCTTTTAAGTAGCTTTACATTTAATTGGGGAACCGATACTGCAGCATACTTTGTAAATACTGTTGGCGGAAGTTCTAATTTATCCAATGCAAGCTTTCTGCTTATCCCAACAACAATCGGTGTTTTTCTTTTATGGGTTGTTTTATGGTTTATTTCACACAGGGACGTTGATAAGGGAATCGGAAAAGTTTCAAAAATATTAATCCCTGCATTGTTTGTTATAATGGCCATAATTATTGGATATTCCCTTACATTGCCTGGCGCCAATGTCGGAATTGACACTTTGCTTACTCCTGATTGGAGCATGCTTTTAAATGTGAACATTTGGCTTGCAGCATTCGCTCAAATCATTTTCTCATTAAGTATGGGACAGGCTATTGCTCTTACTTATGCAAGCTATTTGCCTGAAAACTCAAAATTAACAGACAATGTTTTAATTGTAGTTGCATCAAACTCAGGATTTGAAATTTGCACTGCATTTGGTGTGTTTTCGATTTTAGGATATATGTCTGTCACTGCCGGAACGCCGATGGTTCAGCTAGTTACTGAAGGGACAGGATTGGTGTTTGTTGTATTCCCAATGATTTTCAATGTTATGGGGCCTATTGGACGTATTTTAGCTCCACTGTTATTCCTGGCAATTTTATTTGCAGGAATCACTTCAGCACTTGGATTTTTGGAGCCAATGTTGAGTTCAACATCCGATAAGCTCGGTTGGTCACGTAAAAAGACAGCCACAGTATTGTCTGTTATCGGTTGTGCATTTTCACTTCTTCTGACAACTGGAATCAGCAGTTATCTTGTTGGAATTATTGATACATTTGTAAATGAATTTGGAATATTGCTTTTAATCGGTGTCCAATGTATTATATTTGCATGGTTCTATGGACTTGAACATTTACTTCCGGCTTTAAACGAGAATTCTACATTCAAAGTTGGAACAATATGGATGTTTATAATCAGATACCTGTTGCCTGCTGTTCTGATCATAATGTGGGTAGCTGGAATTATTCAGCTGTTCTCAACTGCAAAGGCATTCGAGATAATGATTGACTTGATTATCATTATAGCTGTCATTGTCTTTGCGTTCATATTGTCTAAAGCTAAACCTGCTGGAGATAGTTGA